A stretch of Oscillospiraceae bacterium DNA encodes these proteins:
- a CDS encoding Ryanodine receptor Ryr has translation MYTPKPINTDNISLDRELIELTEKIAENVHETWAKARIAEGWTLGEKRDDIKKTTPCLVPYNELPESEKEYDRITAIGTLKLIIALGYKIEKNDSKGDI, from the coding sequence ATGTATACACCAAAACCCATAAATACAGATAATATAAGTCTTGACCGCGAGCTTATTGAGCTTACGGAAAAAATAGCCGAAAATGTTCATGAAACCTGGGCAAAGGCGCGTATTGCCGAGGGCTGGACATTAGGCGAAAAAAGGGACGACATAAAAAAGACCACACCCTGCCTTGTGCCGTATAATGAGCTTCCCGAATCAGAAAAGGAATACGACCGCATAACGGCAATCGGGACGCTGAAGCTTATAATCGCACTGGGATATAAAATAGAAAAAAATGATTCAAAAGGGGATATTTAA
- a CDS encoding AEC family transporter, whose translation MESLKLSFDSIMPIFILMLVGYVLKNLKVADQKVFDGINKLVFKVFLPVLLFYNIYKTESGDVFDIKLIVFTEICVIAVFTAGYFFVKSVTKDNTRRGVMLQGFFRSNFAILGVPLADYICSDKTTGLTSLMVAIVVPTFNVLAVVCLERFRDGNVNFKKLIKGIITNPLIIGCLIGVLFFATGLKMPQLIEKSVSDISKAATPLAIITLGASFTFSSIKGYEKENLIILSARLIIVPVIALTAAVLMGFRGEPLVCLLVTFGSPVAVSSFTMAQQMGGDEKLAAQAVVLTSAFCLVTLFGWIFILNSLGLFY comes from the coding sequence ATGGAAAGTCTCAAGTTGTCATTTGACTCTATAATGCCCATATTCATACTTATGCTGGTAGGCTATGTGCTTAAAAATCTTAAAGTAGCCGACCAAAAGGTTTTTGACGGCATAAATAAGCTTGTATTCAAGGTGTTTTTGCCGGTACTGCTGTTTTATAATATCTATAAAACAGAGTCGGGCGATGTGTTTGACATAAAGCTCATTGTTTTTACCGAAATATGCGTTATAGCCGTGTTTACGGCGGGCTATTTCTTCGTCAAATCAGTAACAAAGGACAATACCCGACGCGGCGTTATGCTTCAGGGCTTTTTCCGCTCTAACTTTGCAATTCTCGGTGTGCCTCTTGCGGACTATATCTGCTCGGATAAAACCACGGGTCTTACCTCGCTTATGGTTGCGATAGTTGTGCCCACCTTCAATGTGCTTGCAGTGGTTTGCCTGGAACGTTTCCGCGACGGAAATGTAAATTTCAAAAAGCTCATCAAAGGAATTATTACCAACCCTCTTATAATAGGCTGTCTTATCGGTGTATTGTTTTTTGCAACCGGCTTGAAAATGCCTCAGCTTATTGAAAAGTCGGTGAGCGATATTTCAAAGGCTGCAACCCCTCTTGCCATAATAACACTGGGTGCAAGCTTCACTTTTTCAAGCATAAAGGGATACGAAAAAGAAAACCTTATAATTCTTTCGGCAAGGCTTATCATAGTTCCCGTTATAGCTCTTACGGCGGCGGTGCTTATGGGCTTTCGCGGAGAGCCTCTTGTGTGCCTGCTGGTCACCTTCGGCTCGCCTGTTGCCGTTTCATCATTCACTATGGCACAGCAGATGGGCGGTGACGAAAAGCTGGCGGCGCAAGCGGTGGTATTGACCTCTGCCTTCTGCCTTGTTACTCTTTTCGGATGGATATTCATTCTTAATTCGCTGGGACTTTTCTACTGA
- a CDS encoding S-ribosylhomocysteine lyase, producing MKKIESFKVNHDILERGVYISRIDGDVVTYDIRVKKPNGGDYLTNGSMHTMEHIFATYVRNSRFGESVIYFGPMGCRTGFYLLLRDTVSRADALELVKDAFSFTANYEGEIPGNTKIECGNYLEHDLETAKSEARGMLPVLENLGTDDMIYKE from the coding sequence ATGAAAAAAATCGAAAGCTTTAAGGTCAACCACGATATTCTTGAAAGAGGCGTGTATATTTCACGCATCGACGGCGATGTTGTAACATACGATATCCGTGTGAAGAAGCCCAACGGAGGGGATTACCTGACCAACGGCTCCATGCATACCATGGAGCATATATTTGCAACATACGTGAGAAACAGCCGTTTCGGCGAAAGTGTGATATACTTCGGTCCAATGGGCTGCAGAACGGGCTTTTATCTTTTGCTCCGCGATACAGTCAGCCGTGCCGATGCACTTGAGCTGGTGAAGGACGCCTTTAGCTTCACGGCGAATTATGAAGGTGAAATTCCGGGAAATACAAAAATTGAATGCGGAAATTACCTTGAGCATGACCTCGAAACTGCAAAATCCGAGGCGCGTGGGATGCTGCCGGTACTTGAAAATCTGGGTACCGACGACATGATATATAAAGAATAA